The proteins below come from a single Rosa rugosa chromosome 2, drRosRugo1.1, whole genome shotgun sequence genomic window:
- the LOC133728486 gene encoding E3 ubiquitin-protein ligase DA2L-like produces MGNKLGKRRQVIDEKYTRPQGLYHHKDVDHKKLRKLILESKLAPCYPGLEDCIRDLEECPICFLFYPSLNRSRCCMKGICTECFLQMKVPNSTRPTQCPFCKTTNYAVEFRGVKSKEEKGQEQIEEQRVIEAKIRMRQQELQDEEERMQNRQLNSSSRNMAPIGDEYSSVTVPSSTYPAEGEEVISSQDSCATVFRPTPPPGAYREDELDLDLDDIMLMEAIWLSIQENERHKAPAFVDAARSEQFVTRQSYDSSAIIPSVSGSSSSPSGGLACAIAALAERQQTSGESSVDPGGNNVSTFNMVPGTSRFYNRVDGESENYQPAVSLSELSIDHGTSSTQDEREWNGETTRSSYASSDTTEDAGTTSALPTSDEIEGDLQNAPGHIVPESFEEQMMLAMAVSLAEARAVTSGPGVSWQ; encoded by the exons ATGGGTAATAAACTCGGAAAAAGGAGACAGGTGATTGATGAGAAGTATACAAGGCCTCAGGGTCTATACCACCATAAAGATGTGGATCATAAGAAACTCAGGAAGCTCATACTTGAATCTAAGCTTGCTCCATGCTATCCTGGACTTGAAGACTGCATTCGGGATCTTGAAGAATGCCCAATTTGCTTTCTG tTTTATCCAAGTCTCAACAGATCAAGATGTTGCATGAAAGGCATTTGTACAG AGTGTTTTTTGCAGATGAAAGTGCCCAATTCAACTCGTCCTACGCA GTGCCCTTTCTGCAAAACCACCAATTATGCTGTGGAGTTTCGGGGTGTAAAATCTAAGGAGGAGAAGGGCCAGGAACAAATT GAAGAACAACGAGTCATTGAAGCAAAAATTAGAATGCGACAGCAAGAACTTCAGGATGAAGAGGAAAGAATGCAAAATAGACAACTAAATTCTTCTAGCAGAAACATGGCACCAATCGGGGATGAATACAGCTCTGTTACTG TTCCATCTTCCACTTATCCTGCAGAAGGAGAGGAAGTCATTTCTTCTCAGGATTCATGTGCTACAGTGTTTAGACCAACTCCACCTCCGGGAGCATACAG GGAGGATGAACTTGATCTGGATCTTGACGATATAATGCTCATGGAAGCAATTTGGCTTTCTATTCAG GAGAATGAGAGACATAAGGCTCCAGCTTTTGTTGATGCTGCTCGATCTGAACAGTTTGTCACAAGACAAAGCTATGACTCATCAGCCATTATACCTTCAGTTTCCGGGTCATCATCATCCCCATCTGGGGGTCTTGCTTGTGCAATAGCTGCCCTTGCGGAACGGCAACAAACGAGTGGGGAATCCTCCGTTGATCCTGGTGGCAATAATGTATCGACTTTTAATATGGTTCCAGGCACTAGCAGGTTTTACAACAGGGTGGATGGAGAATCTGAGAATTATCAGCCTGCAGTTAGTCTTTCTGAATTGTCAATCGATCACGGGACGTCATCGACTCAAGATGAGAGAGAATGGAATGGTGAGACAACGCGGTCAAGTTATGCAAGCTCTGACACAACCGAAGATGCTGGCACTACTTCTGCATTACCGACCTCAGATGAGATTGAGGGTGACCTTCAAAATGCCCCAGGCCACATCGTTCCTGAGAGTTTTGAGGAGCAGATGATGCTGGCCATGGCCGTTTCTCTGGCTGAGGCGAGAGCTGTGACTAGTGGACCTGGAGTTTCGTGGCAGTAG
- the LOC133728487 gene encoding interactor of constitutive active ROPs 1-like, giving the protein MPRSRGSEVVQKPTLRGSHKLRTSSSDSDPLHHRPITDRSPKLGDRRSPRGSQSDPLSQKKLGTRLADLESQLGQAQDELKSLKEQLASAEAAKKEAQEKLDKKAKKPVVTSGPVKVRETHPPSESEESTKTDSCPSDDNSQGETDVFEVPAEKVKAETKVDPSETDQVEEETKPIDISAEPPLVSEPEKSAFHDLALKNEEIDMLKAKLEEKEKEAEVFGQENQSLKNQVQEAATNISTAEAKEKEMALKLSKFEEELEASKANAAQLSEKLKATEDAKEALEAEMKRMRVQTEQWKKAADAAAAILAGGVEMNGRISERCGSMDKHFNGVFEPPGGGYAGFLGSPAADDLDDGFGSGKRKGSGIKMFGDLWRKKGQK; this is encoded by the exons ATGCCGCGATCAAG GGGATCTGAAGTGGTTCAAAAGCCAACTCTTCGAGGTTCACATAAGCTGAGGACTTCAAGCTCTGATTCAGATCCACTGCATCATCGACCAATCACTGACCGAAGTCCAAAGCTAGGAGATCGACGTTCCCCAAGAGGTTCACAATCGGATCCACTAAGCCAAAAAAAACTTGGAACCCGCCTTGCTGATTTAGAATCTCAACTTGGCCAAGCACAAGATGAGCTAAAGAGTCTAAAAGAACAATTGGCTTCAGCTGAAGCTGCAAAGAAAGAAGCCCAAGAAAAGCTGGACAAGAAAGCTAAGAAACCAGTTGTGACTTCAGGGCCAGTGAAAGTCCGCGAAACACATCCTCCATCGGAAAGTGAAGAATCTACCAAAACAGATAGCTGTCCCTCAGATGACAACAGCCAAGGGGAAACTGATGTCTTTGAAGTCCCTGCAGAAAAAGTTAAAGCTGAGACAAAGGTTGATCCTAGCGAGACTGATCAGgtggaagaagaaaccaaaccAATAGATATTTCAGCTGAACCACCATTGGTTTCGGAGCCAGAGAAGTCAGCCTTCCATGACTTGGCTTTGAAAAATGAAGAGATAGACATGCTAAAAGCCAAGTtggaagagaaggaaaaagaggcAGAGGTGTTTGGTCAAGAAAATCAGAGTTTAAAGAATCAAGTACAGGAAGCAGCTACAAACATCTCAACTGCTGAAGCAAAGGAAAAGGAAATGGCCTTGAAGTTGAGCAAGTTTGAAGAAGAGCTGGAAGCAAGTAAAGCTAATGCAGCACAGTTGAGTGAGAAGCTGAAAGCAACAGAAGATGCAAAGGAAGCACTGGAAGCTGAGATGAAGAGGATGAGAGTGCAGACAGAGCAGTGGAAAAAGGCCGCAGATGCTGCTGCAGCAATACTTGCTGGGGGTGTGGAGATGAATGGGAGGATTTCCGAGAGGTGTGGCTCCATGGACAAGCACTTTAATGGAGTATTTGAGCCCCCAGGTGGTGGCTATGCTGGTTTTTTGGGATCACCTGCTGCTGATGATTTGGATGATGGTTTTGGTAGTGGAAAACGAAAGGGTTCAGGGATAAAAATGTTTGGTGACTTGTGGAGAAAGAAGGGCCAGAAATGA
- the LOC133728488 gene encoding pentatricopeptide repeat-containing protein At3g22470, mitochondrial-like, giving the protein MYFRQYPTPLVALLHSQSSEPSKCRETQVGNGPSKPIVEDALKVFDEMLHRRPLPSVVRFNQLLGQLAKQKHYSAVLSLNRQMGLIGISSDAYTLTVVINCYCHLNQMGFSLSILGHFFKLGLQPSVFTFNTLINGFVLENQVAEAARLFSKMVEQGGNCPPDVVTFNTLIKGFCMIGNNRAAIQLLGKMEERGCEPDRVAYSTIIDSLCKDTLVDEAWNLFSEMIGRGIAPNVVTYNSLIQGVCNIGQWKEATRLLNEMVSQNIFPDVFTFNVLVDALCKEGMVAEAKSVVEMMIQRHIEPDTVTYNSLLDGYCLRGEMDEAKQVFDLMISKGSMVDVQSCNIFINGYCKGKMIDKAYNIFREMPLRGLVPDIVTYNTLIDGFCKARRLQEAEKLFSEMQGCGQHPDIRTYAVLLDALCSNQQLSKAIELLREMKDKKLELNIVVYTIIIEGLLKAGKVESATEVFSSLSSKVVQPNVWTYNVMIRGLCNGGLLVEAEKLFREMKQKGCSADGCTYNTIIRGFIINNEASRAMGLMQEMAERGFSANASTMELIVNLLSKDRVDPALLPLLKNS; this is encoded by the coding sequence ATGTATTTTCGTCAGTACCCTACACCTCTTGTTGCTTTGCTTCATTCTCAATCTTCAGAGCCAAGCAAATGTAGAGAAACCCAGGTAGGAAATGGACCCTCAAAGCCCATAGTTGAGGATGCCTTgaaggtgttcgatgaaatgcttCACAGGCGTCCTCTGCCGTCTGTTGTCCGCTTCAATCAACTCTTGGGCCAACTTGCCAAACAGAAACACTATTCTGCAGTCCTCTCTTTGAATAGGCAAATGGGTCTCATCGGAATCTCTTCTGATGCCTATACTCTAACCGTTGTCATCAATTGCTACTGCCATTTGAACCAAATGGGGTTTAGTTTGTCTATCTTGGGACATTTCTTTAAATTGGGTCTTCAACCAAGTGTCTTCACCTTCAACACTCTAATAAACGGATTTGTTCTCGAGAATCAAGTGGCTGAGGCAGCACGACTTTTCAGCAAAATGGTGGAGCAAGGTGGTAACTGTCCGCCGGATGTGGTTACTTTCAACACACTAATAAAGGGCTTTTGCATGATTGGAAACAACAGGGCAGCTATTCAATTACTTGGGAAGATGGAAGAAAGAGGATGCGAGCCTGACAGAGTTGCCTATAGCACCATCATCGACAGTCTTTGTAAGGATACACTAGTTGATGAAGCATGGAACCTCTTCTCAGAAATGATTGGTAGAGGTATTGCTCCAAACGTTGTTACTTACAACTCTTTGATTCAAGGAGTTTGCAATATAGGCCAGTGGAAAGAAGCTACAAGGTTGTTGAATGAAATGGTGAGTCAAAATATCTTTCCAGATGTTTTCACCTTCAACGTCTTGGTTGATGCACTTTGTAAGGAGGGGATGGTCGCGGAAGCCAAAAGTGTGGTTGAGATGATGATTCAAAGGCATATTGAGCCTGATACGGTTACATACAACTCACTTTTGGACGGTTACTGTTTGCGAGGAGAAATGGACGAGGCGAAACAAGTTTTTGATCTTATGATTAGCAAGGGCTCCATGGTTGATGTTCAGAGTTGTAACATATTTATTAACGGGTATTGCAAGGGTAAAATGATCGATAAGGCTTACAATATTTTCAGGGAAATGCCTCTTAGGGGACTTGTTCCTGATATCGTTACTTATAACACTCTTATTGATGGTTTTTGTAAAGCGAGGAGACTACAAGAAGCAGAAAAGTTGTTCTCCGAGATGCAAGGTTGTGGCCAACATCCAGATATTCGAACTTATGCTGTTTTACTTGATGCCCTATGTAGCAACCAGCAACTTTCAAAGGCAATAGAATTGCTTAGAGAGATGAAGGATAAGAAGTTGGAACTAAATATTGTAGTTTACACTATTATCATTGAAGGTTTGTTGAAAGCTGGGAAAGTTGAATCTGCAACAGAGGTCTTCTCTAGTTTGTCATCAAAAGTAGTTCAGCCTAATGTGTGGACATACAATGTAATGATTAGGGGACTTTGTAACGGTGGCCTCTTAGTTGAAGCAGAAAAGTTGTTTAgagaaatgaaacaaaaaggcTGTTCTGCTGATGGCTGTACCTATAACACAATTATCCGGGGGTTTATCATTAATAATGAAGCATCAAGGGCTATGGGACTTATGCAAGAAATGGCCGAGAGGGGTTTCTCTGCAAATGCATCAACTATGGAATTGATAGTTAATTTATTGTCTAAGGATAGAGTAGATCCCGCTTTGTTGCCATTGTTGAAAAATTCATGA